One Nisaea sediminum genomic window carries:
- a CDS encoding AtpZ/AtpI family protein — protein sequence MTGEKPSDPPSLDDLDARLRRARGEDQGESGPKGTRGSVATEGLGMAMRIGVELVAGVGVGAGIGYLLDSWLGTAPWLLILFFFLGAAGGMMNVYRAATGEGLQVGYKRSSTNKRSDGQAGDE from the coding sequence ATGACAGGTGAAAAACCTAGCGATCCTCCCTCGCTGGACGATCTGGATGCCAGATTGCGCCGGGCCCGGGGAGAGGATCAGGGAGAGAGCGGGCCGAAGGGAACGCGTGGTTCGGTCGCCACCGAAGGTCTCGGCATGGCGATGCGGATCGGCGTCGAACTGGTTGCCGGCGTCGGCGTCGGGGCCGGTATCGGGTACCTCTTGGACAGTTGGCTTGGGACCGCTCCCTGGCTGCTCATACTGTTCTTCTTCCTGGGCGCTGCCGGCGGCATGATGAATGTCTACCGCGCCGCGACGGGAGAGGGGTTGCAGGTGGGATACAAGCGGTCCTCGACGAACAAACGGTCTGACGGACAGGCCGGGGACGAGTAA
- the smc gene encoding chromosome segregation protein SMC, which translates to MHLSKLRLSGFKSFVDPTELVIEEGMTGVVGPNGCGKSNLVEALRWVMGETSAKQMRGGEMDDVIFGGTSNRPARNLAEVALLVNNEDRTAPAALNDSPELEVIRRIERSKGSAYRVNGREVRARDVQLLFADAGTGARSAGLVSQGRIGAIINAKPSERRILLEEAANIRGLYTRRREAEIRLRAAETNLERLEDVLKALEGQLHGLRQQAKQAQRYRTVAEQIRSAESVLLHRRWEATKEERAAAGKVLAEASDAVAAATQKAAEASTVQTETAATLPSLREAEAAAAAELQRLTLARAELDNEERRIVTAKSEAETRLRQIAADLERELSLSVDAAEALERLQVEHEEIAAAREGEAEAQAEASAALAEINRAADALETRLSEMTEHIATTEARRASLQRQARMAREQVERLTRQIEKLEEDRQRLKDSAAGPGEVEAAEKAVTDSEAALEAAREASETSETARNEASEAESTARAALQEVESGLARLTAEASALEQILAGDGEEGDAAPILDALSAEPGYETALGAALGDDLTAPLVEGEATQKRYWSGVSGTPSGAALPDSVEPLAARIKAPAALSRRLAATGVVEDFETARKLQPALKDGQRLVSRDGGLCRWDGFVTAPGAPSSAAVRLQQRNRLAALKNEIGGVETTRAAAAEKLEAARVSQREAVEAEKAAREAMRTALQENETARTRRAKLAALLAEIDSKLSALDDTKVRYEGEIEEAERQRTQAEAAEVELDDVARLRAESAGYRQELADKRNALAEARSAHDRLMREAEARRTRLSAIEGEIKSWSDRNERAAARKEELTERQVAETTEIERLDARPAEIEKQRNTLISSISASETKRKTAADVLAEAEARQRAADETARQADRELAEAREAHIRAEGVLEQVNQAIAALRERILERLECRPDEILEKAGIDPEAPLPDAEEVSRRLERLTQERERIGAVNLRAEQEVAELEERIAGMESERDDLIQAIARLRGAIQTLNREGRQRLLESFDRVNAHFQDLFTRLFGGGQAHLKMVEDDDPLDAGLEIMASPPGKKMQVMSLLSGGEQALTAVALVFAAFLTNPSPICVLDEVDAPLDDTNVDRFCTLLQEISKQTGTRFLVITHHRLTMARMDRLFGVTMAERGVSQLVSVDLAGAVELRDAS; encoded by the coding sequence GTGCATCTCTCCAAACTCCGTCTTTCGGGCTTCAAGTCCTTCGTCGATCCGACCGAGCTCGTGATCGAGGAAGGCATGACCGGGGTTGTCGGGCCGAACGGCTGCGGCAAGTCGAATCTGGTCGAGGCCCTCAGATGGGTGATGGGAGAGACCTCCGCCAAGCAGATGCGCGGCGGAGAGATGGACGACGTCATCTTCGGAGGCACCTCCAACCGGCCGGCCCGCAACCTCGCCGAGGTCGCGCTCCTGGTGAACAACGAGGACCGCACAGCCCCGGCGGCGCTGAACGATTCGCCCGAACTCGAGGTGATCCGCCGGATCGAGCGCAGCAAGGGTTCGGCCTACCGGGTCAACGGCCGCGAGGTCCGGGCCCGCGACGTGCAGCTCCTCTTCGCCGATGCCGGTACCGGCGCCCGATCCGCCGGTCTGGTCAGCCAGGGCCGGATCGGCGCCATCATCAACGCCAAGCCGTCCGAACGGCGCATTCTTCTGGAAGAGGCCGCCAATATCCGCGGTCTCTATACAAGGCGGCGCGAGGCCGAGATCCGGCTCCGGGCGGCGGAAACCAATCTCGAACGGCTGGAGGACGTGCTGAAGGCGCTGGAGGGCCAGCTCCACGGCCTCCGCCAGCAGGCCAAGCAGGCGCAACGCTACCGCACCGTCGCCGAGCAGATCCGCTCCGCCGAATCGGTCCTGCTGCACCGCCGCTGGGAAGCGACCAAGGAGGAGCGGGCCGCCGCCGGCAAGGTACTGGCCGAGGCCTCGGACGCGGTTGCTGCGGCGACGCAGAAGGCGGCCGAGGCGAGTACGGTGCAGACCGAGACCGCGGCGACGCTGCCGTCGCTCCGCGAGGCCGAGGCGGCGGCTGCTGCGGAACTGCAGCGCCTGACCCTGGCGCGGGCCGAACTCGACAACGAGGAGCGCCGGATCGTCACGGCGAAGAGCGAGGCCGAGACCCGTCTCCGCCAGATCGCCGCCGACCTCGAGCGCGAACTCTCGCTGTCGGTGGACGCGGCCGAGGCGCTGGAGCGGTTGCAGGTCGAACATGAAGAGATCGCCGCCGCCCGTGAGGGCGAGGCCGAGGCGCAGGCGGAGGCGAGCGCAGCACTTGCCGAGATCAACCGGGCCGCCGACGCGCTGGAGACCCGGCTCTCCGAGATGACCGAACATATCGCGACCACCGAAGCGCGGCGGGCCAGCCTGCAGCGCCAGGCGCGGATGGCGCGCGAGCAGGTCGAGCGGCTGACCCGGCAGATCGAGAAGCTGGAGGAGGACCGCCAGCGGCTGAAGGACTCGGCGGCGGGACCCGGCGAGGTCGAGGCGGCGGAAAAGGCCGTCACCGATTCGGAAGCGGCGCTGGAAGCCGCCCGCGAGGCCTCCGAGACCTCGGAAACCGCGCGTAACGAGGCGTCCGAGGCGGAAAGTACCGCCCGCGCGGCCCTGCAGGAGGTCGAGTCGGGGCTGGCACGGCTGACCGCCGAAGCCTCGGCGCTGGAACAGATCCTCGCCGGCGACGGAGAGGAGGGCGATGCCGCCCCGATCCTCGATGCTCTTTCGGCGGAGCCCGGCTACGAGACCGCGCTCGGCGCGGCGCTCGGCGACGACCTGACCGCGCCGCTGGTCGAGGGCGAGGCGACCCAGAAACGCTACTGGAGCGGGGTTTCCGGCACGCCGTCCGGCGCCGCGCTGCCCGACAGCGTCGAGCCGCTCGCCGCCCGCATCAAGGCGCCGGCCGCTCTCTCGCGCCGGCTCGCGGCGACCGGCGTGGTCGAGGATTTCGAGACCGCGCGGAAGCTGCAGCCGGCCCTGAAGGACGGCCAGCGTCTGGTCAGCCGCGACGGCGGGCTCTGCCGCTGGGACGGGTTCGTCACCGCGCCCGGCGCGCCGAGCAGCGCCGCCGTGCGTCTGCAGCAGCGCAACCGGCTGGCGGCGCTGAAGAACGAGATCGGCGGGGTCGAGACGACCCGCGCGGCGGCGGCGGAGAAACTCGAGGCGGCGCGCGTCTCCCAACGCGAGGCTGTCGAAGCCGAGAAGGCGGCGCGCGAGGCGATGCGGACCGCGCTTCAGGAGAACGAGACGGCCCGCACCCGGCGGGCAAAGCTGGCGGCGCTGCTGGCCGAAATCGACTCCAAGCTCTCCGCGCTCGACGATACGAAGGTCAGGTATGAGGGCGAGATCGAGGAGGCGGAGCGGCAGCGGACGCAGGCGGAGGCGGCAGAGGTCGAGCTCGACGATGTCGCCAGGCTCCGGGCCGAGAGCGCCGGCTACCGCCAGGAACTCGCCGACAAGCGCAATGCGCTGGCCGAAGCCCGCAGCGCGCATGACAGGCTGATGCGCGAGGCCGAGGCCCGCCGCACCCGCCTCTCCGCCATCGAGGGCGAGATCAAGAGTTGGTCCGACCGCAACGAGCGGGCGGCGGCGCGCAAGGAGGAACTGACCGAGCGCCAGGTCGCCGAGACAACCGAGATAGAGCGGCTGGACGCGCGCCCGGCGGAGATCGAGAAGCAGCGCAACACCCTGATTTCTTCCATTTCCGCCTCCGAGACCAAGCGAAAGACTGCGGCCGACGTGCTGGCGGAGGCCGAAGCGCGGCAGCGCGCGGCAGACGAGACGGCGCGGCAGGCGGACCGCGAACTGGCCGAGGCCCGCGAGGCGCATATCCGCGCCGAAGGCGTGCTGGAGCAGGTCAATCAGGCCATCGCCGCCCTGCGCGAACGGATCCTCGAGCGGCTCGAATGCCGCCCGGACGAGATCCTAGAGAAAGCCGGGATCGATCCGGAAGCGCCGCTGCCGGATGCCGAGGAGGTCAGTCGGCGGCTCGAGCGCCTGACTCAGGAGCGCGAGCGCATCGGCGCCGTCAACCTGCGGGCCGAGCAGGAGGTTGCGGAGCTGGAGGAGAGAATCGCCGGCATGGAGAGCGAGCGCGACGACCTGATCCAGGCCATCGCCCGGCTGCGCGGCGCAATCCAGACCCTGAATCGCGAAGGCCGCCAGCGCCTGCTCGAATCATTCGATCGGGTGAATGCCCATTTCCAGGATCTCTTCACCCGGCTCTTCGGTGGCGGGCAGGCGCATCTGAAGATGGTCGAGGACGACGATCCGCTTGATGCAGGCCTCGAGATCATGGCGAGCCCGCCGGGCAAGAAGATGCAGGTCATGTCGCTGCTCTCCGGCGGCGAGCAGGCACTGACCGCGGTGGCGCTGGTCTTCGCCGCCTTCCTGACCAACCCCTCGCCGATCTGCGTGCTCGACGAGGTCGACGCGCCGCTCGACGACACCAACGTCGACCGCTTCTGCACCCTCTTGCAGGAAATCAGCAAGCAGACGGGTACGCGTTTCCTGGTCATTACCCACCATCGTCTGACCATGGCCCGCATGGACCGGCTGTTCGGCGTGACCATGGCGGAACGGGGCGTCAGCCAGCTGGTTTCCGTCGATTTGGCGGGCGCGGTCGAGCTCCGAGACGCGAGTTAG
- a CDS encoding F0F1 ATP synthase subunit A, with product MASPVAQFELKTLIPIEVGGVDLSFTNSAAWMVLAIAGVTAFLTLSMSGRRLVPGRWQLMAELSYEFIANMVKDNVGSEGRKYFPFVFSLFMFILACNLFGMLPYSYTPTSQIIVTFAMAFVVFIGVTIIALARHGLHFFTFFFPSGAPVYMAPLLIPIEVISYFVRPVSLSVRLFANMMAGHTMLKVFGGFVIALGVFGVAPLALIVALTAFEILVAVLQAYVFTILTCLYLHDAIHLH from the coding sequence GTGGCATCACCGGTCGCACAGTTTGAGCTGAAAACGCTGATCCCGATCGAGGTCGGCGGTGTCGATCTCTCCTTCACCAATTCCGCCGCCTGGATGGTTCTGGCGATCGCTGGCGTGACCGCGTTCCTGACGCTGTCCATGAGCGGACGCCGCCTGGTTCCGGGCCGCTGGCAGCTGATGGCCGAGCTCTCCTACGAGTTCATCGCCAATATGGTGAAGGACAATGTCGGCAGCGAGGGACGCAAGTACTTCCCCTTCGTGTTCTCCCTCTTCATGTTCATCCTGGCCTGCAACCTCTTCGGCATGCTGCCCTACAGCTACACGCCGACGAGCCAGATCATCGTCACTTTCGCCATGGCCTTCGTGGTCTTCATCGGCGTGACGATCATCGCGCTCGCGCGCCACGGCCTGCACTTCTTCACCTTCTTCTTCCCGTCCGGCGCGCCCGTCTACATGGCGCCGCTGTTGATCCCGATCGAGGTGATTTCCTACTTCGTGCGTCCGGTCAGCCTCTCCGTTCGTCTCTTCGCGAACATGATGGCCGGCCACACCATGCTGAAGGTGTTCGGCGGCTTCGTCATCGCCCTCGGCGTGTTTGGGGTTGCACCCCTTGCCCTGATTGTGGCACTGACCGCCTTCGAAATCCTGGTGGCGGTGCTTCAGGCATACGTTTTCACCATTCTCACCTGCCTCTACCTGCACGATGCGATCCATCTGCACTGA
- a CDS encoding methyl-accepting chemotaxis protein, producing MTDFALDRSDTNTGVDETARRKGLGARISTKLVVSAAATTALVFAGLLIAIFQIFSMVSVQEEARAALLRAMNQDLRAEVMKLQQAYFEIPRRLEVNPAAELQVWALENGAREEIHTGRDAIVARYKQRKQRRDVQKAGAFAVEPFEGGTAVSFGIFESGEYTEAVRELRIPGITPDEAERKIEDLFNSGGVEQRVALLKGQLADEALAAEQVRNALIEENEKIRATEEELAAFAERARALLAAFAVAGTVLSIVAAYFTGRRIVTRPLERVTQAIRAVASQEATNVPYLERSDEIGTIARRVDQFRTVLEENALLQDRTVAAHEAQAAEVARREEVLRAFDTEINRILAEVAEATQRMEEVTRQMREAVSGAAESAETARSASGTAANGAGSVSEAAASLDQSIAALGRVIDEAAVSSAEASQRAERTTATVAQLTDLAAEVDGFVDIISSVAHQTNLLALNATIEAARAGEMGKGFAVVAGEVKSLAGQTEDAAQQISRQVVEMRAVINAAAGAIAEAAESVAAIDRNAREAAGAMQAQTEATRAIAHSADSAAEASNKVNSGIARLAAATGKSEEVAEEVDATSEALSALSRRLRSLSSDFFRDIRTSPAE from the coding sequence ATGACGGATTTCGCCCTCGACCGCAGCGACACGAATACCGGTGTCGATGAGACGGCACGGAGAAAGGGGCTTGGCGCGCGCATCAGCACGAAGCTCGTCGTCTCCGCCGCCGCGACCACCGCCCTTGTCTTCGCGGGGCTGCTGATCGCCATCTTCCAGATCTTCTCGATGGTCTCGGTCCAGGAAGAGGCGCGCGCCGCACTTCTCCGGGCCATGAACCAGGACCTGCGCGCCGAGGTCATGAAGCTTCAGCAGGCCTATTTCGAGATCCCGCGCCGCCTCGAAGTCAATCCGGCCGCAGAATTGCAGGTCTGGGCGCTGGAAAACGGTGCGCGGGAGGAGATCCATACGGGGCGGGATGCGATCGTCGCCCGCTACAAGCAGCGGAAGCAGCGCCGGGACGTTCAGAAGGCCGGCGCCTTCGCGGTAGAGCCATTCGAGGGTGGAACCGCCGTCTCCTTCGGCATTTTCGAGAGCGGCGAATATACTGAAGCTGTCCGCGAACTCCGCATTCCCGGCATCACCCCCGATGAGGCCGAGCGAAAGATCGAGGATCTGTTCAATTCGGGCGGCGTGGAGCAGCGCGTCGCACTGCTGAAAGGGCAGCTTGCCGACGAAGCGCTGGCGGCCGAGCAGGTGCGCAACGCCCTGATCGAGGAGAATGAGAAGATCCGCGCCACGGAGGAGGAGCTTGCCGCCTTCGCAGAGCGTGCCCGGGCGCTGCTCGCGGCCTTCGCCGTGGCCGGTACCGTTCTCTCCATCGTCGCCGCCTATTTCACGGGCCGCAGGATCGTCACCCGGCCGCTCGAAAGGGTGACACAGGCGATCCGGGCGGTCGCGTCGCAGGAGGCGACAAACGTGCCCTATCTCGAACGCTCGGACGAGATAGGTACGATCGCCCGGCGGGTCGATCAGTTCCGGACCGTGCTCGAGGAGAACGCGCTTCTGCAGGATCGGACCGTCGCCGCGCATGAGGCGCAAGCCGCCGAAGTGGCGCGCCGCGAGGAGGTGCTCCGCGCCTTCGATACGGAGATCAACCGCATTCTCGCCGAGGTCGCAGAGGCGACGCAGCGGATGGAAGAGGTTACGCGGCAAATGCGGGAGGCGGTTTCCGGAGCGGCGGAAAGCGCGGAGACGGCGCGGTCGGCCTCCGGAACCGCAGCGAACGGTGCCGGCAGCGTGTCTGAAGCGGCGGCTTCCCTGGATCAGTCGATTGCGGCGCTCGGCCGTGTTATCGACGAAGCGGCGGTCTCCTCGGCAGAGGCCTCGCAGCGGGCTGAACGGACAACAGCGACGGTCGCGCAGCTGACCGATCTCGCGGCCGAGGTTGACGGCTTCGTCGACATCATCAGTTCCGTCGCCCACCAGACCAATCTCCTGGCGCTGAATGCCACCATCGAAGCGGCCCGTGCGGGAGAAATGGGCAAGGGCTTCGCGGTCGTCGCGGGAGAGGTCAAGTCGCTTGCCGGGCAGACCGAGGACGCGGCGCAGCAGATCTCGCGTCAGGTTGTGGAGATGCGCGCCGTCATCAACGCGGCGGCGGGCGCCATTGCCGAGGCGGCGGAGAGCGTTGCCGCGATCGACAGGAACGCCCGCGAAGCTGCCGGCGCCATGCAGGCACAGACGGAGGCGACCCGCGCGATCGCGCACAGCGCCGACAGTGCCGCGGAAGCCTCCAACAAGGTCAATTCAGGCATCGCCCGTCTCGCCGCGGCGACAGGCAAGAGCGAGGAGGTCGCTGAGGAGGTCGATGCGACATCCGAGGCGCTGAGCGCTCTCAGCCGCCGGCTCCGCAGCCTGAGTTCCGACTTCTTCCGCGATATCCGGACCAGCCCGGCGGAATAA
- a CDS encoding DsbA family protein, with translation MRRRTLNLVLGLGLIAPVAGMLPLPALAEGVDMEKATAPRILGNPDAKLLITEYFSMTCPHCARFHTEVLPKLKEAYIDTGKIRFEFKDFPLDQWALRASAMARCLEGKRYFAMVEILMKKQEAWSRANDPYGALVKLGKLAGLSEKQVEDCMNDEKLIDYILNERLTASRDLGITATPSFMMNGRKLDSVFTFESFEEAISAAL, from the coding sequence GTGCGCCGTAGAACACTAAATCTTGTGTTGGGTCTGGGCCTGATCGCGCCCGTGGCGGGAATGCTGCCGCTGCCGGCGCTGGCCGAGGGCGTGGACATGGAGAAGGCGACCGCGCCCCGGATTCTCGGCAATCCGGACGCAAAGCTGCTGATCACCGAATATTTCTCCATGACCTGCCCGCACTGCGCGCGCTTCCATACCGAGGTTCTGCCGAAGCTGAAGGAAGCCTATATCGACACCGGCAAGATCCGGTTCGAATTCAAGGACTTCCCGCTCGACCAGTGGGCGCTCCGGGCCTCCGCCATGGCGCGCTGCCTCGAAGGCAAACGCTACTTCGCGATGGTCGAAATCCTGATGAAGAAGCAGGAGGCCTGGTCTCGGGCGAACGATCCCTATGGCGCTCTGGTCAAGCTCGGCAAGCTTGCCGGCCTCTCGGAGAAGCAGGTCGAGGACTGCATGAACGACGAGAAGCTGATCGATTACATCCTGAACGAGCGCCTGACGGCGAGCCGGGACCTCGGCATCACCGCGACACCCTCCTTCATGATGAATGGACGCAAGCTCGACAGTGTGTTCACCTTCGAGTCCTTCGAGGAGGCGATCTCGGCCGCGCTCTGA
- a CDS encoding DUF721 domain-containing protein, whose product MADDGTKEQTARARRHYSGLTRVAAAAPGLGDKAMRRRGFTESRIVSDWPAIVGEVLALDTAPEKLAFARGSTGGGTLHLRVAGAAALEVQHQIPQIIERINTVFGYSAIARIALKQGPLPKRRESTRPKLRPLAPQEESRIHESVSGVGRSDLRQALEDLGKAVAARSKAKSADGDVKKRTNS is encoded by the coding sequence ATGGCTGACGACGGCACCAAGGAGCAAACGGCGCGCGCAAGGCGCCATTACAGCGGCCTGACGCGGGTCGCCGCCGCCGCGCCGGGACTCGGCGACAAGGCGATGCGGCGGCGCGGCTTCACCGAATCGCGCATCGTCAGCGACTGGCCCGCCATCGTTGGCGAGGTGCTGGCGCTCGATACCGCACCGGAAAAGCTAGCCTTCGCCCGCGGATCGACCGGCGGCGGCACCCTGCATCTGCGGGTCGCGGGCGCGGCGGCGCTCGAGGTGCAGCACCAGATCCCGCAGATCATCGAACGCATCAATACCGTCTTCGGGTACAGCGCCATCGCGCGAATCGCGTTGAAGCAAGGCCCGTTGCCGAAGCGCCGGGAGAGCACGCGGCCGAAGCTGCGGCCGCTCGCCCCGCAGGAGGAAAGCCGGATCCACGAGAGCGTTTCCGGGGTCGGGCGCAGCGATCTCCGGCAGGCGCTGGAGGATCTCGGAAAGGCCGTCGCCGCCCGCTCCAAGGCGAAAAGCGCTGACGGCGACGTGAAAAAACGGACCAATTCCTGA
- a CDS encoding F0F1 ATP synthase subunit B family protein codes for MLQDPTFWVAIAFVIFVVVAIKPVVSKIGGMLDEKSAAIAAQLQEAESLREDAQAALANYQRLQRDALKEAEEIVSHAKEEAARIRKDAKEHLAETLKRREEQAAEKIARAEAQALQDVRNQAVELAMAATGKLLADKVTPEVNAKILKSAVDELPGRLQ; via the coding sequence ATGCTCCAGGATCCGACTTTCTGGGTCGCGATTGCCTTCGTCATCTTCGTCGTCGTGGCGATCAAGCCGGTGGTCTCGAAGATCGGCGGCATGCTGGACGAGAAATCCGCTGCCATCGCGGCTCAGCTGCAGGAAGCCGAGTCTCTGCGCGAAGACGCCCAGGCGGCTCTCGCCAACTACCAGCGCCTGCAGCGTGACGCCCTCAAGGAAGCCGAGGAGATCGTCTCCCACGCCAAGGAAGAGGCCGCCCGCATCCGCAAGGACGCGAAGGAGCACCTCGCCGAGACCCTGAAGCGCCGGGAAGAACAGGCGGCCGAGAAGATCGCTCGCGCCGAGGCCCAGGCCCTGCAGGATGTGCGCAATCAGGCGGTCGAGCTTGCCATGGCGGCGACCGGCAAGCTGCTTGCGGACAAGGTGACCCCCGAGGTCAATGCCAAGATCCTGAAAAGCGCTGTGGACGAGCTTCCGGGCCGTCTCCAGTAA
- the mutY gene encoding A/G-specific adenine glycosylase translates to MSAPASLPALLLDWYDRHHRRLPWRSAPGGTADPYHVWLSEIMLQQTTVAAVGPYFTRFLTRWPNVTALADAPIEDVLAEWAGLGYYARARNLHKCATVVRDAHKGRFPETEEGLLALPGVGPYTAAAIAAIAFDLPATPVDGNFERVMARMHAVETPLPDAKPELKALSAALTPDHRPGDYAQAVMDLGATICTPRKPKCLTCPWNHACEGRIAGIAEELPKKKKKAPKPTRKGVAFWITNGRGEILLRRRPPSGLLGGMVEIPSCEWKEEEQPLNRALAQAPVRTEWVKLPGMVRHTFTHFHLELEVYRGRATGSKPADCFWHPVEKVGDAGLPSVMAKIAKHALRHV, encoded by the coding sequence GTGTCCGCGCCCGCGTCCCTGCCCGCCCTGCTGCTCGACTGGTACGACCGCCACCACCGCCGCCTGCCCTGGCGCAGCGCGCCGGGCGGGACGGCGGACCCGTACCATGTCTGGCTGAGCGAAATCATGCTGCAGCAGACCACGGTCGCTGCCGTCGGCCCCTATTTCACCCGCTTCCTCACCCGCTGGCCGAACGTCACCGCGCTGGCCGACGCGCCGATCGAGGACGTGCTCGCCGAATGGGCCGGGCTCGGCTACTACGCCCGCGCCCGCAACCTGCACAAATGCGCCACCGTGGTGCGCGACGCGCATAAGGGGCGTTTCCCCGAGACCGAGGAGGGCCTGCTTGCACTGCCGGGCGTCGGCCCCTATACCGCCGCCGCCATCGCCGCCATCGCCTTCGACCTCCCCGCGACCCCGGTCGACGGCAATTTCGAGCGGGTCATGGCGAGGATGCACGCCGTCGAGACCCCGCTGCCGGACGCCAAGCCGGAACTGAAGGCGCTCTCCGCCGCCCTCACGCCCGACCATAGGCCCGGCGACTATGCCCAGGCGGTGATGGATCTCGGCGCCACGATCTGCACACCGCGCAAGCCGAAATGCCTGACCTGCCCCTGGAACCACGCCTGCGAGGGCCGGATTGCCGGCATAGCGGAGGAACTGCCGAAGAAGAAAAAGAAGGCGCCGAAGCCGACCCGCAAGGGCGTCGCCTTCTGGATCACGAACGGCCGCGGGGAGATCCTGCTCCGCCGCCGCCCGCCAAGCGGGCTCCTGGGCGGCATGGTCGAGATCCCGTCATGCGAGTGGAAGGAAGAGGAGCAGCCGCTGAACCGCGCCCTCGCCCAGGCGCCGGTTCGGACCGAATGGGTGAAGCTGCCGGGCATGGTCCGCCACACCTTCACGCATTTCCATCTGGAACTGGAAGTCTATCGCGGCCGCGCCACGGGCTCGAAACCGGCGGACTGTTTCTGGCATCCGGTCGAGAAGGTCGGGGATGCAGGTCTGCCGTCGGTGATGGCGAAGATCGCGAAACATGCGCTGAGGCATGTGTGA
- a CDS encoding ATP synthase subunit C family protein gives MDVEAAKMIGAGIAVIALMGVGVGIGNIFSTLVASIARNPAARGEVFGIGILGFALTEAVALFALLIAFLILFS, from the coding sequence ATGGACGTTGAAGCCGCGAAGATGATTGGCGCCGGTATCGCTGTTATCGCCCTCATGGGTGTCGGCGTTGGTATCGGAAACATCTTTTCCACGCTCGTTGCCTCCATCGCCCGCAACCCGGCGGCCCGCGGTGAAGTCTTCGGCATCGGCATCCTGGGCTTTGCCCTGACGGAAGCCGTCGCGCTGTTCGCGCTGCTGATCGCGTTCCTCATCCTGTTCTCCTAA
- a CDS encoding F0F1 ATP synthase subunit B family protein, whose product MTRYLKNSAAFGITGALALATEGALAASDHGGGGTLPQLDIGTFPTQVFWLFVTFIVLYIAMTKIAIPRIEYVLEERHSKLAEDLDKAGKLKADAEEVQANYEKALADARGSAHELVGAAKEEASKANAKAEAEADAAAVKKVKEAEATIEAARTEALSNVKDVVSEVAGEAVQKLIGVKVTKTELNKAVAAAMEAK is encoded by the coding sequence ATGACACGCTATCTCAAGAACTCGGCTGCGTTCGGGATCACCGGAGCGCTCGCTCTGGCGACCGAAGGTGCGCTGGCTGCCAGCGATCATGGTGGCGGCGGGACTCTGCCGCAGCTCGATATCGGTACGTTCCCGACACAGGTCTTCTGGCTCTTCGTCACGTTCATCGTGCTCTACATCGCGATGACGAAGATCGCGATCCCGCGTATCGAGTACGTGCTTGAAGAACGGCACAGCAAGCTCGCGGAAGATCTCGACAAGGCCGGCAAGCTGAAGGCGGACGCCGAAGAGGTTCAGGCCAATTACGAGAAGGCGCTGGCCGATGCCCGCGGCTCGGCCCATGAACTGGTCGGCGCGGCCAAGGAAGAAGCTTCCAAGGCGAATGCCAAGGCCGAGGCCGAGGCGGATGCCGCCGCCGTGAAGAAGGTCAAGGAAGCCGAGGCAACGATCGAGGCCGCGCGCACCGAGGCTCTCTCCAACGTCAAGGACGTGGTGAGCGAGGTTGCCGGTGAAGCGGTGCAGAAGCTGATCGGTGTCAAGGTTACCAAGACCGAGCTCAACAAGGCCGTGGCCGCAGCGATGGAGGCAAAATAA